In Gammaproteobacteria bacterium, the DNA window CGACTGTACGCATCAAATCATGGAAGGCAACCAGTCCATTGTCGGACTGATGATCGAGAGCAACCTGGAATGGGGTAGTCAGTCGATCCCAGCGGATCGCAGCCAGCTTAAATATGGCGTATCGGTCACCGACGCCTGCGTGGACTGGGCCACAACCGAGAAAATGATGCGCGAGACGGTCGCTAAATTGCAAGGCGTGTTGTCCAAGCGCAGCGCGGTCTGACCGTTAATTGTGCAGATGGTGAGGTTCATGACGCGAATGCCGTCTTCGATTTCTTCGAGGACCCCGGCCCGCCCCGGCATGGTAACCGCTGTGAAATGCGGTAATATCACGATCCCGGTTAAATAGCGAGGCAGCGTGAATGATGAAGCGTGTAGGTCTAGTCGGTTGGCGCGGCATGGTAGGTTCCGTGCTGATGGAGCGAATGAGGGCGGAAAACGATTTTTCCCTGATTGATCCGGTATTTTTCACCACGTCCAATGTGGGGGGTCAGGGGCCGGTCATTGGCCAGGACACGCCGCCGTTGAAGGATGCCCGATCGATTGATGAATTGAAGACGCTGGACATCATTATCACTTGCCAGGGCGGCGATTATACCAACGAGATTTACCCGCAATTGCGCGCCGCCGGTTGGCGAGGCTACTGGATTGACGCAGCTTCGGCATTGCGCATGAAAGACCACGCTGTCATCATTCTCGACCCCGTCAATCGCTTGGTCATCCAGGATGCGCTGATCCGGGGAATGAAGGACTATATCGGCGGTAATTGCACAGTCAGCCTGATGCTGATGGGTCTGGGCGGATTATTCGCCCATGATCTGGTGGAATGGATGAGCGTCATGACCTATCAGGCGGCTTCCGGGGCTGGCGCGCAAAACATGCGCGAACTGATTCAGCAAATGGGCGCAATTCACGGCGCGGTCGCGGATCGTCTGGATCAACCGGCCTCGGCAATTCTGGAGATCGACCGCATCGTGGCGGAAACGCTGCGTTCCGATGATTTCCCGGCTGCGAATTTCGGCGTCCCATTAGCTGGCAGTCTGATCCCGTGGATCGACAAGCAATTGGACAATGGACAAAGCCGTGAAGAATGGAAGGGCCAGGCCGAAACCAATAAAATTCTGGGCTGTGCCGATCAACCCGTACCCGTCGACGGCATTTGTGTACGGGTCGGCGCCATGCGTTGCCACAGTCAGGCGTTGACCATCAAGCTCACGCGCGACGCCCCCCTGGATGAAATCGCTGAAATGATCCAAACCGCCAATGACTGGGTGCGCATCGTGCCGAATGAGCGGGAGCGCTCCATTCGGGAATTGACTCCCGCCGCCGTGACCGGCCATCTGAACGTGCCGATGGGCCGGTTGCGCAAACTCAATATAGGACCATGTTATTTAAGCGCATTCACCTGTGGCGACCAACTGCTGTGGGGCGCCGCCGAACCCCTGCGGCGCATGTTGCGTATTCTATTGGAGTCGTGATTTTTTCGGCTCTATTCACCATCATCTGCTATAGGGCAGATATCCAATTTTTCGGTGGTGTCCCTCAGTTTACGTGATGAGCTAAGCCAGTGACGACGACAACATGTATCCTCATTGTGATTGTGGTGTTAATCACTGACCGGGGATCTTATGAAGTGGGAAACGCTCTACTGCCCCAATCGTTCCTGTCACCACTACGGTCGGCCCTTTGGTCAAGGGTTGTTGGTCAAAAATGGTTCCAGTCACGGGAAAAAGCAGGCGTTGTGTCGTTCGTGCGGGAGGAGAGTGTCCTTGACGTACGGAACTGCGTATTTTGACCTCGAGGCCGACCCCGCCGTTTTCGAACTGGCGATGCGGGCGTTGGCGGAGGGAAATTCCATCCAGGGTACGGCACGAATCGTCCAGATCGACAAGGATACGGTTTGTGCGTGGTTGACTCGGGCCGCCCAGCAATGTCGTTTGGTGGTTTTGTCCCATTGGCGCGAGCTGACGGTGACCGAGTGTCAACTGGATGAATTGTGGAGCTTTGTCCATACCAAGGACCAGAATCTGCCGATGGCGCAGCAATGGTGCGAGACGGATGGCGATGCTTGGGTGTGGGTCGCCTTTGCGCCCGAATGGCGCCTGGTGGTAGGGTTTGTCGTGGGCCAGCGCACGCAGGCTCAGGCGAACCTGCTCCTGGAGCGCGTGGTGTATGTGACCGACGATCACGTCCCCTTCTTTACTAGCGACCAATGGCCGGGCTATCCCAGCGCCTTGCTCCATGCCTATGGGGAATGGTATCAGCCCGAGCGCCAAGGGACGCGAGGACGATATCCGGCCCCACGGTGCCGCCCACCGCCGAATTTGCTGTATGCTCAAGTGGTTAAGCGACGTGAAAAAGGACGGGTGGTCGAGGTGACCCGTAAGAGGGTCTGGGGAAGCGCGGACGAGCTTCAGGCGCGATTGGCCGCATCCGCCACCAGCACGACGATCAACACGAGCTTTGTGGAGCGGGATAACCTGGCCTGGCGCGAACACAATCGGCGGTTGGCTCGCAAGACGACCGCGTTTTCCAAGCAACGGTCGTGGATGGAAAAGCAGGTGTGGCTGTCGTTGGCTTACTACCATTTCTGCTTGCCCCACCTGAGCCTGCGTGAGGAATTGCCCACCCCGGAACCGACCCGAGGCAACGGATCGCCCCGTAAATGGCGGCCTGTCACGCCGGCCATGGCGGCGGGGATGACCGATCATATCTGGACCACGGCGGAGTTGCTGGGCTTTCGGGTACCCGCACCGTTTCTGAATACCTTGGAAACCATCAAACACTTGTTCCCCGCACTCGACGATGCTCATCACGTAAACTGAGGGACACCACCAATTTTTCCAAAATTCGCGTTTCAAGCCTCATTCAAATCGCAGAAACGCGCGTTAAGGAGTATCTTTAACGGAAGCTTCGAGGCCACGGGTAATAGGGGTGGTTCGGAGCGGGAAAGCCCCTTGGCCTGTCCGAGGCCAGTGACGGCATTCAAGCCAACCCCGCCGGGACCGTGACCCTCCGGTGGCGTAATGGAGATTAGGTCATGCCGACCAGGATATTACTCCGATTATTTCTTTTGGCCGGACTGGCAACGCCACTTTGCGCGTTTGCTCTGGGTATCGGCTTGCTTCAAGTTCGTTCGGCGCTCAATCAGAATTTTGACGCCGACATTCCCTTGATCACCAACAATCCCGCCGAACTGGTCGGATTGACCGTGCGAATTCCTCCTCAGCAGGAATTTGACCAGGTCGGCGTTGAACGATTGGAATTGATGTCGAACCTGCGCTTCTCAGTGCAGACGCCGCCCGGTGGCCCGAACTACATCAAAGTGACCTCGGTTCAGCCCATCCGCGAACCTAACTTTGATCTTCTGGTGGAAGTGATCTGGCCGCGCGGCCGCTTGCTGCGAACCTTTGCAGTTCAACTCGACCCAGAACTTTACGCGAATCGCCAGGAACCGCCGCCGCCATTACAACCGACTGAAACGCCGCTGATCGAAGCGCCATCGACTGTTGCCGCTGCGCCGGCCACACCCAGCCTGACGCCACCTCCACCTGTGAGCTTCGAAGGCGCATCATCCTATGGCCCAGTCCGTCGAGGCGAAAATCTGACCCGCATTGCTGAGCAGGTTCGTCCTTCCGACGCTATCAGTGTCCCGGATATGATGGCAATTCTGCTGGCGGGCAACCCCGAAGCATTCATCAACGGCAATCCGAATCTACTGCGGGTCGGCGCAGTGCTTAAGGTGCCTGCTCCACAGGCCCTGGGTGTGCAGGGCGCGCCTAGGTCGGAACCTTCCACTGAGATCGCCGCTATCGCGCCGCCGGGTGATTTGAATCCCTCGGAGCCGGTTTCGCAATCGCCACCCGATGTCGTTCCCGCGCCGGAGCCAACGCCGCCGGTTACGCCAGCGCCAGTTATTCCTACGCCCGAACTGACACCGCCGGCAGCGCCAGTGCCGGTTACTCCCATACCGCCATCTGCGCAGCCGCCATCGGAAATTGCTGCCTTGCCGGCATCGCCCGAAGAGACACCGTCATCTACGGAGGAGACTTCGCCGACGATGGCCGAATCCGCTCCAGCGGTTCCACTTACGCCGATTGCGCCGCAAGAGATCATTCCTCAAGCCGTAATGCCTCAGGCGGAAACGCCGCCGACTCCCGAGGCTGCTGAACCTGTCGCCGCTCAACCAGAATCGCCACCAGCCCCCGAGGTTGCTGAACCTGTCGCCGCTCAACCAGAACCACCACCGGCGCCAGCGCCAGAACCCAAGACGCCACCGCCACCGCCCCAGGAAACTGGCATGGAGTGGTTATCCAATCCAGTCGTCTGGATCGCGATTGCGCTAATTGTGCTGGCGATTGCTGCGGTATTGCTCGTGCCATTAATGCGACGGCCAGCGCGTCCGAAAACAGCTGAGACTGAGCCGAAAGAAGAACCTACCGCTGGATCAGTCGACGAAACGACCGAAATAGCGGAGAGCACCCAGATCCAGCTTCGCAAACCCCGTCCACAAAAGCAGTCCCCGCTGGCCCCGCCCCTGGCCGAGGCAAGCGCCGCGTCTACACCAGCCGCTACAGCCGCGCCTGCCCAAAAAACAGGCGCTGTCTCGCCTCCCAAACCGATTGATGAGCTATTGAAGAATATCGATTTCGGGCTTGGCGACGAAAAATCGCGACTGACAGCCCCCGGTGGAAAGAGAGGTGCAATACTGGCGCGAAGTCAGGAAGGACAGCGTTTGCCGGATGCCGAGCCACCGACAGCTTCAATAACCCAGACGAAACCATTTACCCCCGCGCCGCCTGATAAACCCGAGGCTCGGGAGCCAACTTTGGAAGAGCAGCCGGCGGCGCAGAAGCCCGCCCCAAAGCCGCAGCCAACGCCTGAGCCACCGGTATTGGAACCGCCGTCAGAACTTCCATCCGGCTTAAAGCTGGACAGCCTGGACTTTGACTTGGGCGATTTGGGACTGAGCGCCAGCCGCGATCAAGCTCCCGAGTTACCGCCTTTGGAA includes these proteins:
- the asd gene encoding aspartate-semialdehyde dehydrogenase: MKRVGLVGWRGMVGSVLMERMRAENDFSLIDPVFFTTSNVGGQGPVIGQDTPPLKDARSIDELKTLDIIITCQGGDYTNEIYPQLRAAGWRGYWIDAASALRMKDHAVIILDPVNRLVIQDALIRGMKDYIGGNCTVSLMLMGLGGLFAHDLVEWMSVMTYQAASGAGAQNMRELIQQMGAIHGAVADRLDQPASAILEIDRIVAETLRSDDFPAANFGVPLAGSLIPWIDKQLDNGQSREEWKGQAETNKILGCADQPVPVDGICVRVGAMRCHSQALTIKLTRDAPLDEIAEMIQTANDWVRIVPNERERSIRELTPAAVTGHLNVPMGRLRKLNIGPCYLSAFTCGDQLLWGAAEPLRRMLRILLES
- a CDS encoding helix-turn-helix domain-containing protein, with product MCRSCGRRVSLTYGTAYFDLEADPAVFELAMRALAEGNSIQGTARIVQIDKDTVCAWLTRAAQQCRLVVLSHWRELTVTECQLDELWSFVHTKDQNLPMAQQWCETDGDAWVWVAFAPEWRLVVGFVVGQRTQAQANLLLERVVYVTDDHVPFFTSDQWPGYPSALLHAYGEWYQPERQGTRGRYPAPRCRPPPNLLYAQVVKRREKGRVVEVTRKRVWGSADELQARLAASATSTTINTSFVERDNLAWREHNRRLARKTTAFSKQRSWMEKQVWLSLAYYHFCLPHLSLREELPTPEPTRGNGSPRKWRPVTPAMAAGMTDHIWTTAELLGFRVPAPFLNTLETIKHLFPALDDAHHVN